The sequence TTGCTGAGGGGGAGGGCTTCACCACGCGCTGCATCCGCCCGCTCAGCGCGCACCTCCTTCAGCAGCGTCATCGCGAGCTCGCGAAAGATAAGGCCGCCAGCCCGGCCGATCCGGCGTCGGATCCGACTTTTTTGCATGTTGATCATCCGGATATCACTCATCCGCCGTTGTATCCGGTCCTTCTGGCCGGCCTCATGAAAGTGGCGCCGTTTCGCTACGAAATTCCCCAAAACGCCGCCTTCCACACCTATCAACCCGAGATCGTGATCGCCCTGTTCAACCAAGTGCTGTTCATGCTGGCGGCGATCCAGCTCTATCTGTTGGCGAGGCGGTTGTTTGACGCATCCGCGGCCTTGATCTCGACCTTGCTTTTCGTCGGCGGCGAATTGTTTTGGAGGTTCAGTATTTCAGGGCTTTCAACCCTGCTGCTCATCAACCTGTTTCTGGCCTTGGTCTCAGTCCTGACTCGACTGGATGAGTCCTGCCGGAATCCCGAGAAACCATTGCGATCCACCATGCTCTGGGCCGCAGCGGCGGGGTTATTGCTCGGGGCGGGTTTGTTGACCCGCTACAGTTACGGGTGGCTCCTTTTACCCGTCCTGGTTCATGCCGGGTGGAGCGGGCCGCAGCGGCGATGGGTGGCGATGGGCGCCGTGTTGGTTGCGTTCGCAGTGGTGACAACCCCTTGGCTGGTGCGGAATCATCAACTGAGCGGTCATTTCTTTGGGACGGCGGGATACGCGGTTTACGCGGAGAGCAAGTCCTTTCCGTCCGATCATTTGGAACGCGCTTTGGCGCCCGCATTCAACCGGGTCGAATTTGAAGAATTCCTGCGCAAATTGGTGGTGAACGGCACGGCGCTTTTGCAAGAGGATTTGCCGAAGCTGGGCGGGAGCTGGGTCTCGGCGTTCTTTCTCGCCGGTCTGATGGTAAACTTTCGGAATCCGGTGTTGAGCCGTTTGCGATGGTTCCTCGTTGGAACACTGGCGATCTTCGGGTTGGTT comes from Verrucomicrobiota bacterium and encodes:
- a CDS encoding glycosyltransferase family 39 protein, translated to MVGLQELIHKFEVGEGAGWLRSVLGAVALLAMAVIYDLREFKNFNSPEAMDQAQLARNIAEGEGFTTRCIRPLSAHLLQQRHRELAKDKAASPADPASDPTFLHVDHPDITHPPLYPVLLAGLMKVAPFRYEIPQNAAFHTYQPEIVIALFNQVLFMLAAIQLYLLARRLFDASAALISTLLFVGGELFWRFSISGLSTLLLINLFLALVSVLTRLDESCRNPEKPLRSTMLWAAAAGLLLGAGLLTRYSYGWLLLPVLVHAGWSGPQRRWVAMGAVLVAFAVVTTPWLVRNHQLSGHFFGTAGYAVYAESKSFPSDHLERALAPAFNRVEFEEFLRKLVVNGTALLQEDLPKLGGSWVSAFFLAGLMVNFRNPVLSRLRWFLVGTLAIFGLVQVMGRTFLSTENPVVNGENLLAIAAPLVFVFGTAIFLTLLDQLEVPMPEIKHLVTTGFVLLSCAPLLLVLLPPRLHPVAYPPYYPPVVQTLSGWMTPKELIMTDVPWAVSWYGRKKAIWTVINAKEDFFAVSDFQKPVSALYLTQRTTDAKFHSQMVKPQATSWEWFILQGLVKTNLPSGFPLKKSAGGFETVGHFYLTDRERWLK